The following coding sequences lie in one Musa acuminata AAA Group cultivar baxijiao chromosome BXJ3-1, Cavendish_Baxijiao_AAA, whole genome shotgun sequence genomic window:
- the LOC103983727 gene encoding uncharacterized protein LOC103983727 isoform X1, with protein MQGAEDLSIEDLASNVSTYKDQLREVRKLLADDPGNSEYADMEKELEEVIALTEELLVTAKPADANQLDTDASPQDQFGGASQSKASYEHSQPYGFSAGTKVQAVWSEDGEWYDATIEAITPNGYYVCYDDWGNKEEVDPANVRPVEEGDALLEAEREAEATRQAIKRKIAQAATTDFQARTLPAKLRIDPNDPDDVKASKRKKIHAFKSKVRSEQLEVAQNKRQNAWQQFQSTKGKTKKIGFFSGRKRESIFKSPDDPRGKVGVTGSGKGLTEFQKREKHLHLKGGSVDAED; from the exons ATGCAAGGGGCCGAGGATTTAAGCATCGAAGATCTAGCTTCCAATGTCTCCACATACAAAGATCAGCTACGCGAG GTCAGAAAACTTTTGGCTGATGACCCTGGAAACTCTGAATATGCAGATATGGAAAAGGAGCTTGAAGAG GTTATTGCACTGACAGAGGAACTCTTGGTGACTGCAAAGCCAGCAGATGCTAACCAGCTTGATACAGATGCATCTCCCCAGGATCAGTTTGGTGGAGCATCTCAGTCGAAG GCATCATATGAACATTCTCAGCCATATGGATTTTCTGCTGGTACTAAAGTTCAAGCGGTTTGGAGTGAGGATGGGGAATG GTATGATGCCACAATCGAGGCTATTACTCCTAATGGGTATTATGTCTGCTATGATGACTGGGGAAACAAGGAGGAG GTGGATCCTGCTAATGTTCGGCCAGTTGAAGAGGGTGATGCATTGTTAGAAGCTGAAAGAGAAGCTGAGGCTACTCGACAAGCCATCAAAAGGAAAATTGCACAAGCTGCTACAACCGACTTCCAAGCACGTACCTTACCTGCCAAACTTCGTATTGATCCCAATGATCCTGATGACGTG AAAGCTTCTAAgcgcaagaagatacatgctttcaaGTCAAAGGTTCGCAGTGAACAACTAGAAGTTGCACAAAATAAGCGGCAGAATGCATGGCAGCAATTCCAATCCACCAAGGGAAAAACTAAGAAG ATTGGATTCTTCTCCGGTCGAAAACGAGAAAGTATCTTCAAGTCCCCAGATGATCCTAGGGGCAAGGTTGGTGTTACTGGCAGTGGAAAGGGACTGACAGAGTTCCAGAAGAGGGAGAAGCACTTGCACCTCAAGGGAGGTTCGGTGGATGCAGAGGACTAA
- the LOC103983727 gene encoding uncharacterized protein LOC103983727 isoform X2, with product MQGAEDLSIEDLASNVSTYKDQLREVRKLLADDPGNSEYADMEKELEEVIALTEELLVTAKPADANQLDTDASPQDQFGGASQSKPYGFSAGTKVQAVWSEDGEWYDATIEAITPNGYYVCYDDWGNKEEVDPANVRPVEEGDALLEAEREAEATRQAIKRKIAQAATTDFQARTLPAKLRIDPNDPDDVKASKRKKIHAFKSKVRSEQLEVAQNKRQNAWQQFQSTKGKTKKIGFFSGRKRESIFKSPDDPRGKVGVTGSGKGLTEFQKREKHLHLKGGSVDAED from the exons ATGCAAGGGGCCGAGGATTTAAGCATCGAAGATCTAGCTTCCAATGTCTCCACATACAAAGATCAGCTACGCGAG GTCAGAAAACTTTTGGCTGATGACCCTGGAAACTCTGAATATGCAGATATGGAAAAGGAGCTTGAAGAG GTTATTGCACTGACAGAGGAACTCTTGGTGACTGCAAAGCCAGCAGATGCTAACCAGCTTGATACAGATGCATCTCCCCAGGATCAGTTTGGTGGAGCATCTCAGTCGAAG CCATATGGATTTTCTGCTGGTACTAAAGTTCAAGCGGTTTGGAGTGAGGATGGGGAATG GTATGATGCCACAATCGAGGCTATTACTCCTAATGGGTATTATGTCTGCTATGATGACTGGGGAAACAAGGAGGAG GTGGATCCTGCTAATGTTCGGCCAGTTGAAGAGGGTGATGCATTGTTAGAAGCTGAAAGAGAAGCTGAGGCTACTCGACAAGCCATCAAAAGGAAAATTGCACAAGCTGCTACAACCGACTTCCAAGCACGTACCTTACCTGCCAAACTTCGTATTGATCCCAATGATCCTGATGACGTG AAAGCTTCTAAgcgcaagaagatacatgctttcaaGTCAAAGGTTCGCAGTGAACAACTAGAAGTTGCACAAAATAAGCGGCAGAATGCATGGCAGCAATTCCAATCCACCAAGGGAAAAACTAAGAAG ATTGGATTCTTCTCCGGTCGAAAACGAGAAAGTATCTTCAAGTCCCCAGATGATCCTAGGGGCAAGGTTGGTGTTACTGGCAGTGGAAAGGGACTGACAGAGTTCCAGAAGAGGGAGAAGCACTTGCACCTCAAGGGAGGTTCGGTGGATGCAGAGGACTAA
- the LOC135628557 gene encoding uncharacterized protein LOC135628557 isoform X2, translated as MSLACLVCHSMDSPSRSFRSYSVSSSEDEGRCAAVTCLIRKVTVATGTANAISTSKVTPFPLMATGQGMAGTPRLLRSRAVSRDLVRDWNFDQLHVEG; from the coding sequence ATGAGTTTAGCTTGTCTTGTGTGCCATAGCATGGATAGTCCATCACGATCCTTTAGGAGTTACTCTGTCTCAAGTTCAGAAGATGAGGGCCGATGTGCTGCAGTTACCTGCTTAATTCGGAAGGTCACCGTCGCCACTGGGACGGCTAATGCCATTTCAACATCCAAAGTGACACCATTCCCCTTGATGGCAACGGGTCAAGGAATGGCAGGAACTCCACGCCTCCTCCGAAGCCGAGCTGTGAGTAGGGACCTAGTTAGAGACTGGAATTTTGATCAACTTCATGTGGAGGGCTAG
- the LOC135628557 gene encoding uncharacterized protein LOC135628557 isoform X1 yields MIVSAVAICISAMSLACLVCHSMDSPSRSFRSYSVSSSEDEGRCAAVTCLIRKVTVATGTANAISTSKVTPFPLMATGQGMAGTPRLLRSRAVSRDLVRDWNFDQLHVEG; encoded by the coding sequence ATGATAGTTTCTGCTGTGGCCATCTGTATCTCCGCAATGAGTTTAGCTTGTCTTGTGTGCCATAGCATGGATAGTCCATCACGATCCTTTAGGAGTTACTCTGTCTCAAGTTCAGAAGATGAGGGCCGATGTGCTGCAGTTACCTGCTTAATTCGGAAGGTCACCGTCGCCACTGGGACGGCTAATGCCATTTCAACATCCAAAGTGACACCATTCCCCTTGATGGCAACGGGTCAAGGAATGGCAGGAACTCCACGCCTCCTCCGAAGCCGAGCTGTGAGTAGGGACCTAGTTAGAGACTGGAATTTTGATCAACTTCATGTGGAGGGCTAG